CTATTCACCAACTTTTTTAACTGCTAATTCAAGCTCTAAATCGTGCAGACCATAGTACGCTTTTTTCAAAAAATCAAGCGGTACTTTTTTTAGTACTTCTGAACTTGGAATATTGTAGTATCACTGATAATAAGCATAGAATTCGCCGATTCAATCAGGCATAAAACCGTCCATAGCTTTACCAGGCTTTAAAACATAGTTTTCTGTTTTTGTAAAATAGTCCCATAACTCTTTAGCACTCATAGTATTGACATAGGCTTTTGCTTCGTCAATACTTTTTCTTGTTTTGCTTTGCATATAGGTGTTAATAAAGTCTTCGGTGTCTTTATCAAAGAAATTATGAGCAACAAAATCAAAGAGTTTTCCTTGATTTTCTACCACATCATCTAAATAAGAAATTGAATAAGCTCTCATATTTATAACTCCTTAAAAAGTGTGCTAAAAACATTAGTCACGCGATTAGCATCTGAGTCAATAATATTTTTCATTTTATTTCTTGCTGTAATATCACGTTGATTATATTTTTCATTAAACTCAGAATAAAGAACAGTGCTTAATCCATCTTCTAACTCTTGTAGTTTAGAATAAGCAAGTTCAGATTTAATGCAATACTGAACACCTAAACCACCCAATGAAAGCAATTCTTCAAGAATATCGATATCAATATTGTCTTTTACAAATTCCTTTGCAATATAGAAATATGATGCATTTGCTCTCCAACCTTTAATAACATCATATTCTTTGGTATCTACACCATATTTATCTATAAACTTCTTTGCAAGCATACGATAACGCTTCGAATCACTGGCTTCCCTATGTTTCATTAGTTCAGCTAGCCAAGCTAAAATGCCCTTTTCTTGAAAATCTAAAATTTTAAGTCCGCTAATATCAAGTTGATATTTG
The genomic region above belongs to Mycoplasmopsis bovigenitalium and contains:
- a CDS encoding DUF3990 domain-containing protein is translated as MDKLILFHGTPEKIVVPTYGKGEERHDYGKGFYLTESKELAKEWAVCRPNEQNGWIHKYQLDISGLKILDFQEKGILAWLAELMKHREASDSKRYRMLAKKFIDKYGVDTKEYDVIKGWRANASYFYIAKEFVKDNIDIDILEELLSLGGLGVQYCIKSELAYSKLQELEDGLSTVLYSEFNEKYNQRDITARNKMKNIIDSDANRVTNVFSTLFKEL